The nucleotide window CGACTCCCACATCCCGGTGACGACCACCACCAACGCCTACATCAGGTACAAGAACCTGATCGGTGATCGGTACCTCGAGCTGAAGACCGACCCCGGAGACGTGGGTAGGAGGCGGTCAGCCGACAGCGTGATCCCGGTATCGCAGACCAAGCCGGCTCTCGACATGGATGCACTCGTCAACGGGTTCAAACCCCTACTGACCGGGGTGAATCCAGAGCAGACCAACAAGCTGTCCGCTGCGCTGGTCTCGGTACTCAACGGCCGCACAGCCGATATCAGCGATCTGATCACCCAAATGGGTGAACTCGGCGAAACCATCGCCGATCGCGACGCGACGATCGGATCGGTGGTCACCGATCTGAACACCGTGCTCGTAACGGTAGCGGATCGCCGGGAGGCCTTCGGCAGCGTCGTCGTCCAGTTGCAGGAGCTGGTCTCCGAGCTTGCCGGTGATCGCCGGCTGATCGCCGACGGCCTCACGAACATCGCGGGCGCGACCACCGAGCTCGACGAGCTGCTGTCCCGAGCCCGCCCCGATCTCACCTCCGACATCGAGCATCTGCGCGGTCTGGCCCAGAACCTGAACAGCAACACTTCAACGATCAACATGCTGCTCGCGAAGATGCCGGAGGCCTATCGGCTTCTGGGCAGGTCGTCGGGCTACGGCAGTTTTGTGAACTTCTTCGTGTGCGGCCTCGCGATCCGCTATCCGACGCTCGACGGCGGACATGCGGACACACCGATGGTCCAAGTCCCAGCTCGGCGCTGTAAGTGAGGGAGACAACCAGATGAGGTCAAAACATCATGAGATCTGACGACTCCCGCCGTCGAATCCGGGCCGGTCTCATCGGAATCGGCGCGATACTCGCGGTTCTCGCGCTCGCGTTCAACTACCGCTCGATTCCGTTCCTGCCCGGCGTGACCGTCGTGGTCGCCGAGTTCTCCGACGCCAGTGGCCTGAATCCCGACGACGAAGTGCACATCGCCGGCGTGGCCGCGGGGAGTGTGCAGTCGATCGAGCTCGCCGAGGACCACGTCGACGTGACGATGCGGCTCACCGACGGCTGGGAGAAGCTCGGTTCCGAGACCACGGCCTCGATCAAGGTCGAGACCGCGCTCGGGCGTCGCTTCGTCCAACTCACGACCGCCGGCCCCGGCGAGCTCGGCGACCGAATCCCGGTGTCGCGGACAAGTTCCGGCTTCGACCTCACCGAGTCACTCGACCAGCTCACCGAGACCGTCGGAGACACCGACAAGAAGAGCGTCGTCGACGCGGTCGAGAGCCTCGACAAGGTCATGAACGATCTCCCGTCCGACATCGGCGGCTCCCTGGAGAACGTCGCCGCTGCGGCACGGACGGTGTCGTCGCGCGATGCCGGAATCCGGACGCTTCTGCAGAAGGCCGATTCGGTTTCCGACGTGCTGGCCGAGCGAAAGGGCAACATCACCAGGCTCATCGACGACGGGTCGGTGCTGTTCGAGACCCTCGTCGATCGGGCCGAGGTGATCCGCAGGCTGCTCACCAGCCTGCGCGCAGTATCCACCGAGATAGAGACGTTCGTCCATGACACCGGATCGTCCACCCCACAGATGCTCGAGGAGGTCCGTCAGGTGACGGCCACGCTCAACGCCAACTACGCCAACCTCGAAAAGTCGATCAAGGGGATGCGCACATTCGTCATGCAATTCGCCGACGTCCTGGGCAGCGGACCGTTCTTCTCAGTACTGCTCCAGAACATCACGCCGGCCAATCTCCGCGGCCAGCAGCCGGGCAGTCCGGGAGGCGGGCGATGAGCACGTCATCAGCCGTCAACCGACTCGGCGGGCCCGCGGTCATCGCCCTCGTCATCGTCGCCATGGTGGCCGTGACCGCGGCGAAGGTATGGGAGAGCACGCACACCTCACGGGCCACAATCTGGTTCACGGACGGCACCGGGCTGTTCGTCGGCGATCCGGTCAAGATGCGCGGCGTCACCATCGGCACTGTCGAAGCAGTGGAGGCCACACCGGCGAAGGTTCGCGTCGAGGTCTCGTACGACGACTCGGCGTACGTGGACTCCGAGGCACGGGCGGCGATCGTGGCGCCGACCCTCGTCTCCGGTCGGTATGTTCAGTTCGTCAACCCGGTCAAGCGATCGCCGGCTGGTGCGCTGGAAGACGATGCCGTGGTGGAGGTCGGCCGGACCGCGGTCCCGGTCGGGTACGACGAGATCAAGAAGCAGGTGACCGACCTCGCGCACCAACTCGGACCTTCCACCGGCGATGAGAAGGGGGCGCTCAGCCGACTCATCGACACCTCGGCCGGTGCGCTCGACACCAGCGGCGGCTCACTCCGGAAGTCGGTCGATGCGCTCTCCGACGCGATGAGGACGCTCTCCGCGGCCGGCCCCGACCTGTTCAGCACAGTCCGCAATCTCCAGCAGGTCGTCACCGCGCTGCGCACCGCCGACCAGCAGATCGTCGGTTTCGCCTCGCAACTCGACGACGCGTCGGCCGTGCTCGACGACAATCGGACGCAACTCGATGCCGCGATCCGTGCCCTCAACTCGATGGCCCCACGCCTGCGCGACTACTTGAAGCAGAACCAGGGTGCGCTAAGCCGTGACGTCAAGGACCTCACCAGGGTGTCCCGACTGCTCGTCGACAGGCAGGACGATCTGGCTCAGATCCTGCACACGGCGCCGACCGCGCTGTCGAACCTCTACAACATCTACGACCCGGACTCGAACTCACTGACGGCCGGTCTCGCGGTGGCCGACTTCCCGGATCCGGTGTCGCTCATCTGTGCACTGCTGACAACCGTGGACGCTCCCAAGTCGGAATGCCAGAAGGCCGAGACCACCCTGACCCGGGTCATCACGTCCGAGATGGCACGCTCGACCGGTCGCCCCGAGGAGGGAGGACGCTGATGGGACACAAGCGCTTTCACGTCGGCGCGGGACTGATCGCGGCGGCCGTCGCGATGTCGACGGTGGCGGGCTGTCGGTTCGACGGCGCCAACTCGTTGTCACTGCCAGGCGACGCCGTCTCCGGTGACAGCTACAGCATCACCGTCCAGTTAGCCGACGTGCAGAACCTGGTGTCGAACTCCCTGGTCAAGCTCGACAACGCGAATGTCGGGCAGATCCGGTCCATCACAGTGCGCGAGTCGTTCGCCGAAGTGGACGTGGAGCTCTCCGAGGGAGTGGAGATCCCGAACGGTTCGACCGTGAAGCTGGCACAGACCTCGGTGCTGGGCGCGCAGTACCTGGAGTTCATTCCTCCCGCGGAGCAGACGCCGGGCAAGCTGTTGCCCGGCGACACACTCGATGTCAACAGCTCCGCAGCCTATCCGTCGACCGAGTCGGTGCTGGCGGCCTTGTCGCTGATCCTCAACGGCAGTGGCCTCGAACAGCTCCGGTCGATCATGACCGAGCTCAACGACGCCACCGATGGCCGCACAGCCGCTGCCAACCGAGCGATATCTCAACTCAAGACCTTCGTCTCCGGACTACACAAGCAACGTGATGACATCGGCCGCGCCATCGATTCGCTCGGCAAGCTCAGCGCCACGCTGGCCGATCAGAGTTCGACCGTGGCGGAGGGCATCGACAACCTGGAACCCGCCCTGACCGTGCTGGCGGACCAACGCGAGGAGCTGGTCACGATGCTCGATCGCGTAGGAGTGTTCGGCGCAAAGGTGGGCAGCGTGATCGCACGCAGCAACGCCGATCTGAACTCCATTGCCGCGGAACTCCGTCCCGCACTGAAGGGGCTCGAGGAGTCCGGCGACGACCTGGTCGGCTCGCTCATCGTCGGGCTCACCGTTCCGTTCCCGGTGACCGTCATCGACAAGGGAATGAAGGGTGACTACCAGAACCTCTTCCTGACCCTCGACCTGTCGGTGGGCGCCATACGCGACAAGGTGCTCGGCAGTATTCCCAAGGTGGCCCTGGCCAGGATGGCGGCCTCGCGGCAAGCCGCGGACCCACTCCGCGCTCCATTCGGACTGCGCACCCCCACAACGGATCACAGCCCATCGAAAAAGACCTCACCGCAGCCCGCCGGGATGGGGGGCCCCCGATGAAACTCACCAGACTGGTGCGATGGCAGCTCGTCGTATTCGCTGTCCTCACCGTGGTCAGCGTAGTCTACGGGACTGTCACCTACGTCGGCATCGGTCGGGTCACCGGCATCGGATCGTATCGCGTGGTCGCCGAGTTCGACACCGCCGGCGGCATTTACGAGACCGGACTGGTGACCTATCGAGGTGTAACCGTGGGACGGGTGGATTCGGTAGACGTCGATCTGGCCGACTTGTCGGCGCCGGTTCGCATCACCCTGCGCATCGATTCGGACAACACGATCCCGCGAAACAGTGCGGCGCACATCAGGAGTCAGTCTGCGGTCGGGGAACAATACGTGGATCTGATTCCCCGCGACAACGGCGGGCCCGCGCTGACGGACGGAGACGTGTTGTCGGCCAAGGGCAATGAGGCGCCCACGCCCACCAAAGACGTCCTGGAGAGGACCATGAACCTCGTTGCGACGATCTCGCCCCAGAATCTGGAGACGACCGTCGACGAGGTGTCCGACGGGCTAGGACAGACCGGTGATCGCCTGGCTCGGTTGATCGACGCATCACAGCGGCTGCTCGAGTTGGCGCAGATCGATATCGGCCCCACCACCCGGCTGATCGACGACGCCGAACCGCTGTTGACCACTGGCAACCGGGTGGCCGCCGACCTGACCTCTGCGGTGGCGAACCTCGCGTCGTTCACCGATCAGCTCGCGCTGAGCGATGAACACTTGCGGACTCTGCTGACCCAGACCCCGTCGGCAGCCGACCAGGTGTCGGCCACCCTGACCGAGCTGACGCCTACGCTGCCGACGCTGCTCGCCGACCTCCAGTCCGTGGGACAGGTGCTGCGCGTCAACGTCCCCAACCTCCGGCACATCCTGACCGTCTATCCGGCGTTCACGTCGGGAACCCTGAACTCGGTCGACGGCTACGCGCTCGGCCAGAGTCCGCAGGCTCCACTCGACATCAAGCTCGGAAACACGCTGAACCCGCCCCGTGCACCGAGGGATATGGCGGCAGCCGACGTCGTGACGCATCGGACATGCGGACTGTGCCGGTGGTTCCGGACCAGTACTGCGACGCGCGCCCCGACAACCCGAAGGTGGCGCGTGGCGCCCGGAACGTCCCGTGCGCGACCGACCCCCGCGTGAGGACTCCCTTAGTGGCCGATTGCCCCGGGGGACTTCCGTCCACGTGGCCGGAGATGTTGTCGCGTCCGCACTCTATGGGCGACGCCGGCGGTGACCCAGGGGCGAAGAGGGTGCCGAAGCGCTTACGTACAGCGTCGAAGCCGGTGCCGTATTCGGAGACCACCGGAAGGTTCCGAGGGCCCGACGGGGTGACGTACTTCGTGGGAACACCCACCAACTCAGCTTCGGCGAAAGGAAAGGCGACATGGCAGTCGTTACTGATCAAGTAGAGGCCACCGGTCCGGAAGTCGACGACGACGCGGTCGGCCCGGAGAGCGCCGGCGAAGGGGCGGGCACTGCTCCACTCCGGTCCGTGGTCACCGTGTGGGCGCTGGTGGCGGCCCTCGTGGCGGTGCTCGCGCTGCTCGGCGTGAAGGGCACCGATCTCTATCAGGCCAAGCAGGACGAGAAGCGGAACTCTGAGGTACTCGACGTCACCCGCGAGGTGGTCGCCGGACTCGTCAGCCTCGACTACCGCCGGTCGAAGGCCGACCTGGATCGGATCAAGTCCGTCGCCACCGGATCCTTTCAGCAGCAGTTTGAACAGCTGGCGACGTCGTTCGAGCAGGTCCTTTCCTCCGGCGAGGTCCTCTCGACTGGATCGGTCAAGGAGGCGGGGATCATCACCGCCGACGACGACGCCGCGCAGGTCCTGGCCGCGGTCAGCTCGATCGTCAAGAACACCGAGGCACCCGACGGGCAGCAACGCGTCTATCGGATGAAGGTGGATCTGACGGCCGCCGACCATGCGTGGAAGGTCAGCAACGTGGAGTTCGTGTCATGAACGCGGGGAGCGCGGACCAAGAGGCGTCGACCGACGCGAAGGCGGCAGAACCGAGGAGGAAGCCATGAACAAGGTTGTGGAGCAAGATATCTCATCCGAGTTCGCCGAGGCGGAGGTGGATCGCGACGTCGACACCGACGCGGCGCCTACCGACGGCGCCGAGAAGCAGGACAAGGTGCGCGGCGGTCATGTCAAACGACTCGGCCCCGTCGTTGTGAGCTGGCCCGCCAGACTTTCGACAAAGGCGCGTAACGGGTTGGTCAGGGTGCTGGCGGCACTCGTGATCGCCGGCGCCGGTGGACTCGGCTACGTGTGGTTCGCGACG belongs to Gordonia westfalica and includes:
- a CDS encoding MCE family protein; translated protein: MRSDDSRRRIRAGLIGIGAILAVLALAFNYRSIPFLPGVTVVVAEFSDASGLNPDDEVHIAGVAAGSVQSIELAEDHVDVTMRLTDGWEKLGSETTASIKVETALGRRFVQLTTAGPGELGDRIPVSRTSSGFDLTESLDQLTETVGDTDKKSVVDAVESLDKVMNDLPSDIGGSLENVAAAARTVSSRDAGIRTLLQKADSVSDVLAERKGNITRLIDDGSVLFETLVDRAEVIRRLLTSLRAVSTEIETFVHDTGSSTPQMLEEVRQVTATLNANYANLEKSIKGMRTFVMQFADVLGSGPFFSVLLQNITPANLRGQQPGSPGGGR
- a CDS encoding MCE family protein produces the protein MKLTRLVRWQLVVFAVLTVVSVVYGTVTYVGIGRVTGIGSYRVVAEFDTAGGIYETGLVTYRGVTVGRVDSVDVDLADLSAPVRITLRIDSDNTIPRNSAAHIRSQSAVGEQYVDLIPRDNGGPALTDGDVLSAKGNEAPTPTKDVLERTMNLVATISPQNLETTVDEVSDGLGQTGDRLARLIDASQRLLELAQIDIGPTTRLIDDAEPLLTTGNRVAADLTSAVANLASFTDQLALSDEHLRTLLTQTPSAADQVSATLTELTPTLPTLLADLQSVGQVLRVNVPNLRHILTVYPAFTSGTLNSVDGYALGQSPQAPLDIKLGNTLNPPRAPRDMAAADVVTHRTCGLCRWFRTSTATRAPTTRRWRVAPGTSRARPTPA
- a CDS encoding MCE family protein, with protein sequence MTITGPAIKLGIFLAVSSLITSALFVIVGDLRFGPTTVFRAQFMSASGLRTGDDVKVAGVVVGKVTDVDIVDSGAAAQTGLGAEVRMDVDSHIPVTTTTNAYIRYKNLIGDRYLELKTDPGDVGRRRSADSVIPVSQTKPALDMDALVNGFKPLLTGVNPEQTNKLSAALVSVLNGRTADISDLITQMGELGETIADRDATIGSVVTDLNTVLVTVADRREAFGSVVVQLQELVSELAGDRRLIADGLTNIAGATTELDELLSRARPDLTSDIEHLRGLAQNLNSNTSTINMLLAKMPEAYRLLGRSSGYGSFVNFFVCGLAIRYPTLDGGHADTPMVQVPARRCK
- a CDS encoding MCE family protein; its protein translation is MSTSSAVNRLGGPAVIALVIVAMVAVTAAKVWESTHTSRATIWFTDGTGLFVGDPVKMRGVTIGTVEAVEATPAKVRVEVSYDDSAYVDSEARAAIVAPTLVSGRYVQFVNPVKRSPAGALEDDAVVEVGRTAVPVGYDEIKKQVTDLAHQLGPSTGDEKGALSRLIDTSAGALDTSGGSLRKSVDALSDAMRTLSAAGPDLFSTVRNLQQVVTALRTADQQIVGFASQLDDASAVLDDNRTQLDAAIRALNSMAPRLRDYLKQNQGALSRDVKDLTRVSRLLVDRQDDLAQILHTAPTALSNLYNIYDPDSNSLTAGLAVADFPDPVSLICALLTTVDAPKSECQKAETTLTRVITSEMARSTGRPEEGGR
- a CDS encoding MCE family protein — its product is MGHKRFHVGAGLIAAAVAMSTVAGCRFDGANSLSLPGDAVSGDSYSITVQLADVQNLVSNSLVKLDNANVGQIRSITVRESFAEVDVELSEGVEIPNGSTVKLAQTSVLGAQYLEFIPPAEQTPGKLLPGDTLDVNSSAAYPSTESVLAALSLILNGSGLEQLRSIMTELNDATDGRTAAANRAISQLKTFVSGLHKQRDDIGRAIDSLGKLSATLADQSSTVAEGIDNLEPALTVLADQREELVTMLDRVGVFGAKVGSVIARSNADLNSIAAELRPALKGLEESGDDLVGSLIVGLTVPFPVTVIDKGMKGDYQNLFLTLDLSVGAIRDKVLGSIPKVALARMAASRQAADPLRAPFGLRTPTTDHSPSKKTSPQPAGMGGPR